Within Primulina tabacum isolate GXHZ01 chromosome 5, ASM2559414v2, whole genome shotgun sequence, the genomic segment TTATTATGAgaacaataaaaaattttatttagagaGGTGTTAGTTGTACGAGATAAATTATCATTTTTTGTAGTCAGAAAACACAACCGAAAACAAGAATCTGTGACAACCTTTAAAAATTTTGCGCAAATGACATAGAATCCGTGACATCCTGTCACGGATTCTGAATCCGTGTCACGGATTCATTTCAAAGTTGTGacctctttttttttaaaaaaaaaaaattagaatccGGAAGAATCTCTCCCGGATTGTACTATTTTGATAACATTTTCAtttttgcaatattttaataaatagtttttaaatttatattatttttaaaaaaagccctAAATTAAAGGAATAGATCAACCATTGAGTATTTATGTTGCCGGTTTCTTATCAATGCCAAAATTATGTTGCtggaaatgataaaaaaaaaggtTCATCAAATGTTCTAtctttcatttatttaattgcattgTCGGTTTTTTCATGTGAGATAATGAGTTTCTACTGTAGAGGAAGCTAGCTTGCTACTTGAAGAATGGTGATATTTATTGTCAGGTTCCAGTTGTTGATGGATACTCATTCCCTCATCTCACAAAGAGGATGAACGTGGCTGGGCGCCACATAACGTCATATCTTGTCGATTTACTTATGAGGAGAGGGTGAGATTTGTTAAAGCTTCTGAAATCATTTGAGAGAGTGTATAATTTTGTCTAAGGATTGATTTATTAATTGTGCCAATGGTTTTGCTTTTTCTGTGAAGGTATGCTATTAATAGAACAGCTGACTTTGAGACTGTCAGGACTATCAAAGAGAAGCTTTGCTATATAAGGTGGGTGAATTAATATTTGTTTTCAACGACTTATAAATTGATACACATGTTTTGACGTCTTTCTTAATTGATGAAGTTATGATTACAAAAGGGAATATCAATTGGGACTTGAAACTACTATCCTTGTTAAGAATTATACTGTAAGTTAATTCTCTGCGAGTTCATATCTTCTCAAGGCTACTGAAATAAAGTAACTACAATTGCTAGAACCAATGTATCTTGCTGTGAACTCGcaacttaaatattttaccGCGGTCCTTACTTTTTCGATGCAGAAGTTTGTTTTAACTTTCATAGAAGAATAGTTAGATTTAACATTTTGCCTCAACATATCTTTTCTATGGGTATATTACCTTGCTATCTTTCAGGCGTGttggaaaaaaattaacaaatttaAAGTTATTACCTGTAATAAACAGCTGCCAGATGGAAGGGTCATTAAAGTTGGCACCGAACGCTTTCAAGCACCGGAGGCTCTTTTTACTCCAGTAAGCATGAATCTGTGTCCCGTGATTACTATATTAGGCTTTTCAAGTTAATATTAAGCGATCATTTACCTGTTTCTGGATGTTCATTGTCTAATTTATGAAGCACTGTTTGAATGTTTGTCAACATGCTTCGAGTGTATTTTTTGTTATCTATTGTGTCGTTGTCTACCAAAAGATGGATGTTGGTGGAAAAAACTCTAAATATAGAAATAATTTGTCTTTGACTCTCACTCAGGATAAATGCATGGAACATTTGGTTCATGTTGATTTATTGTTCCAATCCTGAGATGTCCGGAATTTTCTATCACCAATAGCTTTGCTTAGTTATATGACTTGTCTGGGAGAAGCGGTGCCTCCCTCACAAAGGGGATCTCGGTGACTAGGCTTGAACGATTGTGTACCAAACACATTTCTCTATAAAAATCATAAGATCATGAGCGGGGTTGTTGCTTGTCAAGTGCCGCGAATGTATGAGCGCTGATGTCTGTATTGGCGACCAAATGACAGGAAAGGGCCGCTGAAGCTCAGTGTAGGGCGGTCATAACTATAACagtcttcttttttttttagttgCATGTTACTGAAGGCTCCTCGATATCATCTTCATTTGCTGTTTCATGCTGTTGTGACTGCTTAGATTCCGTAAATATGAAGTTTTTTACTTTTACAGGAACTCATAGATGTGGAAGGAGATGGAATGGCTGACATGGTATTTCATTAAATGCCTACTTCGATAAAAGTTTGAGCCTTTTGAATTCAAGCAACTCGATGCACATTTGGGTTGAGCTCCAGTGTAATGATTGCTCCTACTATGAGGTTGAGATCAAACAACGGTGATTTAGGTTCAACTGTTTATAAAAGACTTGAAATTCCAAATCTTTATAAACGTTGCAGGAAGCACCAGAGTTTTGGATCAACAGGCAAGATTATTTGGAAGGAGGACTCGCTTGTTTAAGCAAGTGTGGCGGGGCATGAGAACGAGTCTCACCATTTCGTGAACTCGATGCTCGAATTCTTGGCTACCGAAAGAAAGCATTAAAGACGTCAAGCATGCTTGTTTAGTTAGATACAAATAATTCTACAGTGTTAAGTAGTTTGATACTGAATCTTGTGGCCTGCGTAAAATGGATTTGACATGTTGTAGCTATTATTTGTATGCTGTCAAGTAATCAAACAAAATAAGCTGTATTCCCACTCTCTGCGTTTTTTGCTGGTACCAAATGTTTTGATTCATACTTCACAGATGCAACCATGGCAGACCTACGAAAGAAATCGAGGAAGCCATGTTGTTTCATTTTCAAACTTCATATTgttttgggatttttttttaaaaaaagggaaaaaaatgcAAAATAGGTGGAAAATAAAAAGTTCCGTTCAATCTGTAAACACCATGGGCTAGTTTTAACCAACCCAGAAAAATAAAAAGGAGAAGGCGTAATGGGCTCTTTATTTCTAACAAATGGGCTTTCTTGTATTCTTCAGATCTGAGCCCATCATACGTTATGGGCTACGAGGCTCATTAATGCTTATCGCTCTCGA encodes:
- the LOC142546817 gene encoding actin-related protein 2-like isoform X5, with the translated sequence MDHRNVVVCDNGTGYVKCGFASENFPTSVFPCVVGRPMLRYEESLLEQEITDILVGDACLKWRHQLDISYPVNNGIVQNWDDMEHVWDHAFFSELKVEVMFEKYNFAGVFIQIQAVLTLYAQGLLTGLVIDSGDGVTHVVPVVDGYSFPHLTKRMNVAGRHITSYLVDLLMRRGYAINRTADFETVRTIKEKLCYISYDYKREYQLGLETTILVKNYTACWKKINKFKVITCNKQLPDGRVIKVGTERFQAPEALFTPEAPEFWINRQDYLEGGLACLSKCGGA